Proteins from a single region of Pyrus communis chromosome 6, drPyrComm1.1, whole genome shotgun sequence:
- the LOC137738043 gene encoding uncharacterized protein: protein MASPAARITFRIVVVALVVLVLFYVGRPLYWKISATIHEIRQNKQTVKQGISQIVLEAQKSVGWYHDESDSGARYDRAAKNVGLATTRRLLLRQVS from the exons ATGGCGTCGCCCGCCGCAAGGATCACCTTCCGCATAGTAGTCGTGGCTCTGGTCGTTCTCGTCCTCTTCTACGTCGGCCGCCCTCTCTACTGGAAAATCTCTGCCACCATCCACGAGATCCGCCAAAACAAACAGACCGTTAAGCAAG GTATATCGCAGATTGTTCTGGAAGCTCAGAAATCGGTCGGTTGGTACCACGACGAGTCGGATTCGGGTGCCCGCTACGATAGGGCCGCGAAGAATGTCGGGTTGGCCACGACCCGGAGGCTGCTGCTCCGCCAGGTTTCGTGA
- the LOC137737111 gene encoding LEC14B homolog — MSYRARFGKDNSACDSGNPAEGSGSSKGPDEVSNDFDHEIAQLTKHRSRPHRLLSGDVAGKLRLPVSTMKMLAGRESNYSGRGRFSLADCCHVLSRYLPINGPWGVDQSRSPAYVSQFSNDGLFFVAGFQGGHIRIYNVEKGWKVQKDILTKSLRWTITDTSLSPDQRYLVYASMTPVVNIVNVGSSTTESLANVTEIHEGLDFSIEGDEDEFEIFSVKFSTDGQELVAASGDASIYVYDLQANKVSLRIPAHQSDVNTVCFADETGHLIYSGSDDNLCKVWDRRCLMTNGQASGVLVGHLEGVTFIDSRGDGRYLISNGKDQTTKLWDIRKMSSRAIYPRLTDCDWDYRWMKYPAHARTLKHPNDQSLATYRGHAVLRTLIRCYFSPAYSTGQKYIYTGSSDHSVYIYDLVTGAQVAKLDHHEGPVRDCSWHPLYPILVSSSWDGTLARWEFPGDDQVRTLVRPKRRRRRGIY, encoded by the exons atGAGTTACAGAGCGAGGTTTGGTAAAGATAATAGCGCCTGTGATAGCGGAAATCCTGCTGAAGGTTCCGGTTCAAGTAAAGGACCTGATGAAGTATCCAATGATTTTGATCATGAAATTGCTCAACTCACTAAGCATCGATCAAGACCCCACCGACTTTTGAGCGGGGATGTGGCTGGGAAGTTGAGGTTACCGGTTTCAACGATGAAAATGCTGGCCGGTCGTGAAAGTAATTATTCAGGGCGGGGAAGATTCTCGTTGGCAGATTGTTGCCATGTTTTGAGCCGGTATCTGCCCATAAATGGTCCTTGGGGGGTGGACCAGTCCAGAAGTCCTGCTTATGTTTCTCAATTTTCGAATGatggtttgttttttgttgctgGATTTCAG GGAGGCCATATTAGAATATATAATGTTGAAAAGGGATGGAAGGTTCAGAAGGATATCCTGACCAAAAGCTTGAGATGGACTATTACCGATACATCTCTATCACCGGACCAACGTTATCTT GTTTATGCTAGCATGACACCGGTTGTCAATATTGTGAATGTGGGATCTTCTACGACGGAGTCACTTGCAAATGTTACG GAAATTCATGAAGGTCTGGATTTTTCTATTGAAGGCGATGAggatgaatttgaaattttctcaGTTAAATTTTCAACTGATGGGCAAGAGCTTGTTGCTGCAAGTGGTGATGCTTCAATATATGTTTATGATCTCCAAGCAAATAAAGTTAGCCTCCGAATACCAGCTCACCAG TCTGATGTAAACACTGTGTGCTTTGCCGATGAGACCGGCCATCTCATATATTCTGGCAGTGACGACAACCTCTGTAAG GTGTGGGACAGACGCTGCTTAATGACGAACGGACAAGCATCTGGGGTCCTGGTGGGACATCTAGAAGGCGTTACATTTATTGATAGCCGGGGAGACGGGCGTTACTTAATATCAAACGGGAAGGACCAGACAACCAAACTCTGGGATATAAGAAAGATGTCCTCTAGAGCTATCTA CCCTAGGCTTACAGATTGTGACTGGGATTACAGATGGATGAAGTACCCAGCTCATGCAAGAACTCTGAAACATCCAAATGATCAGTCATTGGCTACATATAGAGGCCATGCAGTCCTGCGCACTTTAATTCGCTGTTACTTTTCTCCAGCATATag TACTGGACAAAAGTACATCTACACTGGCTCAAGTGATCATTCCGTCTATATATATGATCTG GTAACCGGAGCTCAAGTTGCGAAACTAGATCATCATGAAGGACCTGTAAGAGACTGTAGTTGGCATCCTCTGTATCCCATATTGGTCAGCTCTTCTTGGGACGGGACCCTCGCCCGATGGGAATTTCCTGGTGATGACCAAGTTCGCACCCTCGTGAGGCCGAAAAGACGCCGGAGGAGAGGCATCTATTGA